One segment of Arthrobacter sp. MMS18-M83 DNA contains the following:
- a CDS encoding TetR/AcrR family transcriptional regulator, with product MPKIVDHDKRRVELVEATWRIIAKRGIEGATMREIAMEAGFANGALKPYFPTKDDLLTFAFAHVFNQTNARMDTSTAGQRGLSALRSYCHEILPLDAERLNEARIAIAFWQRALTDPAKAALHDSSMEQWRESLFARLREARDLGELKEGLNDDDIVGGIMTFALGAQITATLTPEHHSPDQLRSQLETYISLISSEKNALVPTGGSTSST from the coding sequence GTGCCGAAGATCGTAGACCACGACAAGCGCCGGGTGGAACTGGTCGAAGCCACCTGGCGAATCATCGCGAAGAGGGGGATCGAGGGTGCAACCATGCGTGAAATTGCCATGGAAGCAGGCTTTGCCAACGGCGCGCTCAAGCCCTATTTTCCGACGAAGGACGATCTGCTGACGTTTGCCTTCGCCCACGTTTTCAACCAGACGAACGCCCGCATGGACACGTCCACTGCCGGCCAGCGCGGCCTGTCTGCTTTACGTAGCTATTGCCACGAAATCCTGCCGCTTGATGCTGAGAGGCTCAACGAAGCCCGAATTGCCATCGCGTTCTGGCAGCGCGCACTCACGGATCCGGCGAAGGCGGCCTTGCATGATTCCTCGATGGAGCAATGGCGTGAGTCGTTATTCGCCAGGCTCCGTGAAGCGAGGGACCTTGGCGAGCTGAAGGAGGGGCTGAACGACGACGACATCGTTGGCGGGATCATGACGTTCGCCCTCGGTGCCCAAATCACCGCCACTCTGACGCCCGAACACCACTCGCCGGATCAGTTGCGGTCCCAGTTGGAGACCTACATTTCGCTTATCTCTTCCGAAAAGAATGCACTCGTTCCAACCGGCGGCTCGACAAGCTCTACCTGA
- a CDS encoding primary-amine oxidase, with the protein MAAFAGLSPYAMTSAEDITAVRDILADAGLFGESIRVAYLGLLDPPRDSGTRDSGTRDSGAADRRFRAFLHNVSSGAAQDVVVSVTHREVVSKMELDTSVTGELPVIEEEFEVVEEILAQDERWLKALADRNLDVTKVRVAPLSAGVFEYPEEKGRRILRGLAFVQDFPEDSAWAHPVDGLVAYVDVVSKTVDQVLDFGPVPVPEEHGNFTDPELTGPMRTTQKPIHISQPEGPSFTVQGGNHVEWEKWSLDIGFDVREGVVLHNVAFDDVDRRRSILKRASIAEMVVPYGDPSPVRSWQNYFDTGEYLVGQYANSLELGCDCLGEITYLSPVVSDAFGQPREIRNGICMHEEDWSILAKHSDLWSGVNYTRRNRRLVISFFTTIGNYDYGFYWYLYLDGTIEFEAKATGIVFTSAHPGKGYPYASELAPGLGAPFHQHLFSARLDFAIDGLTNRVEEEDAIRVPMGEGNERGNAFTRRRTVLKRESEAVRESDMAAGRAWVISNPESPNRLGDPVAYKLHGQGHPMLLADPESSIARRAAFATKDLWVTRYDEAERYPSGDFVNQHSGGAGLPSYIARDRDIDGQDIVVWHTFGLTHFPRPEDWPIMPVDTVGFKLRPEGFFDRSPVLDVPASKPAEGGHCHMEAQK; encoded by the coding sequence ATGGCTGCGTTTGCCGGACTGTCTCCTTATGCAATGACCAGTGCCGAGGACATCACGGCGGTCAGGGACATCCTGGCCGATGCCGGACTCTTCGGTGAATCCATCAGGGTCGCTTATCTTGGACTGCTTGATCCCCCGCGCGATTCGGGGACTCGCGATTCGGGGACTCGCGATTCAGGAGCCGCGGACCGCAGGTTCAGGGCGTTCCTGCATAACGTTTCGTCCGGTGCGGCACAGGACGTCGTGGTCTCTGTGACCCACCGGGAAGTCGTCTCGAAAATGGAACTGGACACGTCCGTGACGGGCGAGCTTCCAGTCATCGAAGAGGAATTCGAGGTGGTTGAGGAGATCCTGGCCCAGGACGAACGATGGCTCAAGGCCTTGGCTGACCGGAATCTCGATGTCACCAAAGTCAGGGTCGCTCCGCTGTCCGCGGGGGTTTTCGAATACCCCGAAGAAAAGGGCCGCCGGATCCTGCGCGGCCTGGCATTCGTTCAGGATTTCCCGGAGGACAGCGCTTGGGCGCATCCGGTGGACGGGCTGGTTGCGTACGTCGACGTCGTGAGCAAGACCGTCGACCAGGTCCTGGATTTCGGCCCCGTTCCGGTCCCGGAGGAGCACGGCAACTTTACGGACCCTGAGCTGACCGGACCGATGCGCACTACCCAGAAGCCGATCCACATCAGCCAGCCGGAAGGTCCGAGCTTCACGGTCCAGGGCGGAAACCACGTCGAGTGGGAAAAGTGGAGCCTCGACATCGGTTTCGATGTCCGGGAAGGCGTCGTCCTGCACAATGTAGCGTTCGACGACGTCGATCGCCGCCGCAGCATCCTCAAGCGCGCTTCCATCGCCGAAATGGTGGTGCCTTACGGGGATCCCTCCCCCGTGCGCTCCTGGCAGAACTACTTCGATACCGGCGAATACCTGGTGGGCCAATACGCCAACTCCCTGGAGCTCGGCTGCGATTGCCTCGGCGAAATCACCTACCTCAGCCCGGTGGTCAGCGACGCGTTCGGCCAGCCACGGGAAATCCGCAACGGAATCTGCATGCACGAAGAGGACTGGAGCATCCTAGCCAAGCACAGCGACCTCTGGAGCGGCGTGAACTACACGCGCCGGAACCGCCGGCTCGTCATCAGCTTCTTCACCACCATTGGCAACTATGACTACGGCTTCTACTGGTACCTCTACCTCGACGGCACCATCGAATTCGAAGCCAAGGCCACCGGCATCGTCTTCACCAGCGCCCACCCGGGGAAAGGCTACCCCTACGCCTCGGAACTCGCCCCGGGCCTTGGGGCTCCCTTCCACCAACATCTTTTCAGCGCCCGACTGGACTTTGCCATCGACGGACTCACGAACCGCGTCGAGGAAGAAGACGCCATCCGGGTGCCGATGGGCGAAGGCAACGAACGCGGCAACGCCTTCACCCGCCGTCGTACTGTCCTTAAGCGCGAATCGGAAGCTGTGCGTGAGTCCGATATGGCGGCCGGACGGGCTTGGGTGATCTCGAATCCCGAATCACCCAACCGCTTGGGCGACCCCGTGGCGTACAAGCTCCATGGCCAAGGGCACCCCATGCTTCTGGCCGACCCTGAATCATCCATCGCCCGGCGTGCCGCCTTTGCCACCAAGGACCTGTGGGTGACCCGCTACGACGAGGCCGAGCGCTATCCCAGCGGCGACTTCGTCAACCAACACTCCGGAGGAGCCGGACTGCCGTCCTACATAGCCCGGGACAGGGACATCGACGGACAAGACATCGTGGTGTGGCACACCTTCGGACTGACCCACTTCCCGCGCCCGGAGGACTGGCCCATCATGCCCGTGGACACTGTGGGATTCAAGCTCCGCCCTGAGGGCTTCTTTGACCGTAGCCCTGTCCTCGATGTCCCCGCGTCAAAGCCCGCCGAAGGCGGCCACTGCCATATGGAGGCACAGAAATGA
- a CDS encoding APC family permease: protein MSLTTGKETTEVGHPHHNRRRLGVPAVTFMIIAASAPLTVLAGGVTTTFAVTGVTGVPLSFLLLGGTLALFAVGYAAMSRYVVNAGAFYSYVAQGISRPVGVGVSMVALMAYNLMQVGIYGLFGFTVSSLINERFGVTVPWWIPVLVCIAVVAFLGVNRVDLSAKVLGVLVGLEFLVVIVYDVVSFAVAPEGVSGAPLSPESLFVPGVGAVLSFGIAAFMGFESAAIYGEESKDPKHTVARATYTAVAIIALFYAVSSWAMAVGTGPSAVVDASAKQGPDLMFGFLGDHAGVLLADLARLLFVTSLFAALVSFHNAAARYFFSLGREQVLPRKLGAVRRHSGAPYAGSLAQTVIAVVVTVAFAVAGTGSPLGDLYPVLTMFTWLTNDGAMGLVLLMTVVSLAVIGFFRKNRHDAGIWTRAIAPALGFVLLAAIFILIVINFNVLLGQNETNALTFILPATIVVPGLVGVAWAFRLRRSNPGVYRRIGHGEEDPAAVHLGDEEDL from the coding sequence ATGAGTTTAACAACCGGAAAAGAGACCACCGAGGTGGGCCACCCGCATCACAATCGACGCCGTCTCGGCGTCCCGGCGGTGACCTTCATGATCATCGCTGCATCGGCCCCGCTCACTGTCCTTGCCGGCGGGGTGACGACGACGTTCGCCGTCACCGGGGTCACCGGCGTACCGCTGTCCTTCCTGCTGCTCGGCGGCACCCTCGCTTTGTTCGCCGTCGGTTACGCGGCGATGAGCAGGTACGTGGTCAACGCCGGCGCCTTCTATTCCTACGTCGCGCAGGGCATTTCCCGGCCGGTTGGCGTCGGGGTTTCCATGGTGGCGCTCATGGCCTACAACCTGATGCAGGTCGGGATTTACGGCCTGTTCGGCTTCACCGTCTCGAGCTTGATCAACGAACGTTTCGGCGTCACTGTCCCCTGGTGGATTCCGGTTCTGGTCTGCATCGCCGTCGTCGCATTTCTTGGTGTGAACCGGGTCGACCTGTCGGCGAAGGTCCTCGGGGTGCTGGTCGGCCTGGAGTTCCTCGTGGTGATCGTCTACGACGTCGTCTCCTTTGCCGTAGCCCCGGAAGGCGTCAGCGGAGCGCCGCTCAGCCCGGAGAGTCTCTTCGTGCCAGGCGTAGGGGCGGTCCTCTCCTTCGGCATCGCGGCGTTCATGGGATTTGAGTCGGCAGCGATCTATGGCGAGGAAAGCAAAGACCCCAAGCACACCGTCGCGCGGGCGACGTACACCGCCGTCGCCATCATCGCCCTGTTCTACGCTGTTTCTTCCTGGGCCATGGCCGTTGGCACAGGACCGTCCGCGGTGGTCGACGCTTCCGCAAAACAAGGACCGGACCTGATGTTCGGTTTCCTGGGCGATCACGCAGGCGTCCTTCTCGCCGACCTGGCCCGCTTGCTCTTCGTCACCAGCCTCTTCGCAGCCCTCGTCAGCTTCCACAACGCCGCCGCCCGCTACTTCTTCTCCCTCGGCCGCGAACAAGTCCTTCCCCGAAAGCTCGGTGCCGTACGCCGGCACAGCGGCGCTCCCTACGCTGGATCGCTTGCCCAGACGGTCATCGCCGTCGTGGTGACTGTAGCTTTCGCCGTTGCGGGAACCGGATCACCGCTGGGCGACCTCTACCCGGTCCTGACCATGTTCACCTGGTTGACCAATGACGGCGCTATGGGGCTTGTCCTCCTCATGACCGTTGTTTCACTGGCTGTCATTGGATTCTTCCGCAAGAACAGGCACGACGCCGGAATCTGGACCCGCGCGATCGCCCCTGCTCTGGGATTCGTGCTCCTGGCTGCGATCTTCATTCTGATCGTGATCAACTTCAACGTGCTGCTCGGGCAGAACGAAACCAATGCGCTCACGTTCATCTTGCCCGCCACTATCGTGGTACCCGGATTGGTGGGTGTCGCCTGGGCGTTCCGACTCCGGCGGAGCAACCCCGGGGTGTACCGGCGGATCGGACACGGCGAAGAGGACCCGGCCGCCGTGCACCTCGGTGACGAAGAAGACTTGTAG